CGGGAGTTTGAAGTTCAAGAATGGTAATAGGATTTTGGAGTTCAAGAATGGCAACGAAAGGTTGGGAGTTCAAGAATGGAATAGAGAGTTCGAGAGTTCAAGAATGGCAACGGGAGTTCGGGAGTTTAAGAATGGCAACAGGAGTTTGGAGTTCAAGAATGATAACGAGATTTCATAAGTTCAAGAATGGCAACGGGAGTTCGGGATTTCAAGAACGGCAATGAAAGGTCGGGAGTTCAAGAATGCAACGGGAGTTCGTGAGTTCAAAAATTGCAACGGGAGTTCAAGAATGGCAATGGGAGTTTGGAGTTCACAGGAGTTTCGGAGTTCAAGAATGGCAACAGGAGTTTGGAGTTCAAGAATTGCAAAGGGAGGTCGGGAGTTCAAGAATGGCAATGGGAATGGCAACAGGAGTTCGGGAGTTAAAGAATAGCAACGGTAGTTTGGAGTTCAAGAATTGCAATGGGAGTTCGAgagttcaaaaatttcaacGGAAGGTTGGGAAATTGCAAGGGGAGTTCGGGAGTTCAAAAGTTTCAACGGAAGGTTAGGAGTTCAAGAATGGCAACCGGAGTTTGGAGTGGAAGTTTAGGAGTTGAAGAAATGGTAGAATACAAATTACAAACTAAATcctaaaaataagagaaaatattatGCGGAaccaaattctaaaaataagatcaacccttatataaaatatatttagataCTCTCATCGAGGAGtgtgtaggtcaataacactcAACTTGTCTTTATCAGACGAGTTCTCTttaatcttgatcatcaaggtaatcttttccaaaaaaatttcctttAGTTAATTTCTTATGGTTTTAGTAGTTCTCTAATAATTTAGATCTAGAGATCTCTTTAACAAAGTTTTTAGATCAAAATCCAAGAGTTCCATAACATCTTGCATTCAACATACGTTCCTCTAGTGACGTTAAATTCACCTTTCTCTCGCTTGCACGTGTTACTGGCAATGGCAACCACTAGGCTAANTTTAACAAAGTTTTTAGATCAAAATCCAAGAGTTCCATAACATCTTGCATTCAACATACGTTCCTCTAGTGACGTTAAATTCACCTTTCTCTCGCTTGCACGTGTTACTGGCAATGGCAACCACTAGGCTAAGCAATGTGTGACAACGATACTCTATAGTAGCCTACACACAATAACTACGAAAAGTACGACTACAATGCAGCCTCCCAAGTAGAATTGAAACCCTATCCAAcctaatataatatatatcaaTGAGATCGAGCATACTATCAATCAAATCTCGATgctattgaaattaatttgaacTTAGAGACAAATATGCACAAAGATAAGAATATTAAAGagaataattttctattttcccATCATTCAACTtgaaataaactaaaaatgaatGATAACTTACAAAATATTCGTAAATTGACTAAAAGAATTTCAATTCACTGtataatctaaaatatatttacgaTCACAACCCAACAGGAAATAAGTCTATATTAATTGAGTCACAAACCAATCCGAGTTTTTCGCGAATTGTTCCATTGTTTGAACCACCAAAGAATACGCATCTTATTGGTATAAATAACGACTCACAATTCTTTAAAGTCTTTCTTAATTatcctatttttattatcacTCTCGTGTagtctcgattcattcatatacctcttgaatataaaattatttaaatttttattaaacaagGATTGGAATTTGGAATATATTCACTAAGATAAAGAATGACgtcataaaaacaaaaatctcttgttttttttttccccactTTCGGTTATGATGAGCATATTCCTTttccaatttcaaattaaaattgagaatttgCATTTCCACTCactcaataatatatttttattaaaaaaaaattataagaaaaagacTGAGCTTTtgacattctttttttttttttttttaacataattccaaaattaaataatttggaaaattttggagaaataaaagagatttaaatcaaaattcccattaatgtaaaaataaaattattttatttatctaatttcAAAAGCACTATCAACtacataattttcttttttcaaaataaattcaagtatttcaatttaaaatcgaaaaataatatttaatactaaaaaaaattatgaaaataaaattataaaattgatataaacTGAAGTattaagttattaaaaaaaattatgtagattgaaattatattaaattagtattattagaataatatattttggtctaaatattttaaaatggacttaaaaatttaataaccaATTTAATGCCACGTGGGAATggcattattgaaataaaagggAGAAAGAAGGGTAGTATTGGAGGGCTCATATTCTCtcctttatttctctcttctaCCTGAGTTTTGTTTAATGAGCTAGTTCGACGTGAATGAATCgttttgtttgtgttcttccgtgattttcttcttctccaNAACTGAAGTattaagttattaaaaaaaattatgtagattgaaattatattaaattagtattattagaataatatattttggtctaaatattttaaaatggacttaaaaaatttaataaccaATTTAATGCCACGTGGGAATggcattattgaaataaaagggAGAAAGAAGGGTAGTATTGGAGGGCTCATATTCTCtcctttatttctctcttctaCCTGAGTTTTGTTTAATGAGCTAGTTCGACGTGAATGAATCgttttgtttgtgttcttccgtgattttcttcttctccattctGGGTTTTTTGACCGTTGATTTTCTTCTAAAACCCCCATTTCTCTCTTTACCTTCATGATCGTCTCTGTCAGTGGCAGTGTGTGATCAAGCATTCTTACACTATTCTCTGTTACTTCCCGCCGGCCGTGATTCATTCATCCCACCAGGTACTTCAatgattttgtgttttttttctctaattcttcttctgGGTTTCCATTGTTTTCTGTGAATATATTAAGATCGATGAAGTATTTGTTGTTGAACTATGAATTCTTAGGGATTTTGTGCCTTTTATCATCATTTGTTCTTCTGGGTTGCTATTGTTTTCTGTTGAAATCATAACATTGCTCCAGTATTTGTTCTTGAACTATGAATTCTTAGGGATTTTGTGCTTTTTCTCATCATTTGTTCCTCTGGGTTGTCATAGTTTTCCGTGGGGATAACGATATTTCTTCTGTGTTGCTTGATGAACTGTAATCTTTCAGGGATCATGTGATTTTATCTCAACATTTCCTTCTAGGTTGCTTTAACATTGCTGAAATATTTGTTGTTGAACTGTAAATTTTCAGGGATTAAGTGTTTTTTCCTGTTCTGGATTGCTATGTTTTCTGTGGGGATCACAATTTTGGAAGGATTATGTGCTTTTTCTCTACATTTCCTCTTCTGGGTTGCTATTGTTTTCTTGAGGAAATAGGAACAACATGGTTTCTATATTTCTTGtgaaactataaatttttgttcactctctcgctctcttctccttctcaatGAATGCCTCAGACCActttgtagagagagagagagagagagagagagaaacagagaggggtttatttgtaatttgatatttgatcGGTTTCTCCATGTGAAGTCTGCAAATGGGTCCTTTACTTTGAGCcctttatcttcttttcttgtgTTTTGCTAAGCTCGAAATATGACAGTCATCATTCTTCATTCTGCCTgtttttgactttcttttcattattttgtaattttatattgctatccttttgttttttggttcataatataatatatctCATCAGTTTCCTTTTGAATTTCGAACTGGCAAGTTAAGGATTAGAGGTTCCTGTTGTTTCAGCTGAAATCTTTGACAACTCTTCAATGgaatcttttgttctttttttgtgttctttaacTTCTAAATCAAGAAAAGCATTAATCCTCTAAACCCTCCTCTCTGTATACTCAAATATGTTGTAGAATCCTCCATCTCTgttggttttgatttgaaataggATCTTGATTCCCTGTTGTTCTTCCTGGTTCTTGTTCTGTGTGTGAATTTGGCATTGCTTTTGCCTGAACAGCCCAGAGAAACCTTATGAATCTGGCAAGAAACACACAGCAATATCCTTGTGATTTTGGTTTCGATTCGAGCTTGACGAATTCGTAGTGTACGAAAAGTTTGAAGAAAGGGTAGAAATTGAGATATGGGATGTTCCATGTCAAAGCTGGAAGATGAAGAGGCAGTTAAACTTTGTAAAGATCGGAAGAGTTTTATCAAACAAGCTGTTGAGCAGAGGAGATTATTTGCTTGTGGACATCTAGCCTACATTCAGTCATTGAAACGAGTATCTGCCGCTCTTCGTGAGTATGTCGATGGATACGAGCCTCGTGAGCAGTTGTTAGATTCATTCATTACACCTCCTTACACATCTGTAAAGAAAACAAGTCCTGGTTTTATATCCATAACGCCGAATTCGTTCTCGACGCTTCCTATCGAATCTAAACCGAATAGAGTGGTGAGAGTAAATTACCTTAGATCAGGAGGGAATGGGGCAGTTTCTGTAGAAGAGAGACCTCAATCACCTGAAACTGTGAGAGTTCAATCTTATTCACCAATGAATCAGTATGGATTTGATGGCTTCTTCCCAATGCAATCCTCACCAATGAATTCCTCATTCTTCTCTTATTCTCCTAACAACAGACCAAATATCCCTCCCCCATCACCCGAACATTCGCAATGGGACTTTTTCTGGAACCCGTTTTCGTCTTTGGATAACTATGGCTACCCCTCGAACATTGGTCTCAATCATATGGCAATCGACGATGAGATACGAGGGCTAAGACAagttagagaagaagaagggattCCTGAactggaagaagatgaaaccGAGCAGGAAGACAATAGCAATAGAGTAAACGTCACTGAAGAAAGAACACGAGGGAGCCAAAGTTGTTGTAGAGAGGAAGTTGTTGTTGAGGACGTGGATGAGGACGAAGAAGACGAGGATGACGATGAGGACGAGGATGAGGACGAGGAGGAAACAAACAATGGAAGTGAGATGGATCTTGAACCGGAAGGGAAGATTGATGTATCAAGGCTCCAGAATGCTGGACCTATTGCAAGTACAAGCCAAGAATCGGGGGTAGCCGATCCCGAATCCAAGGAAGAAACACCGGGTTTTACTGTTTATGTGAACCGAAAACCGACGAGCATGGCAGAGGTAATCAAAGAACTGGAAGCTCAGTTTATAGCAGTTTGCAATTCAGCAAATGAGGTCTCAGCACTTTTAGAGGCTAGAAAAGCTCCATATATGGCCACTTCAAATGAACCTTCAGGTTGGATACATAAACACTTCAATCTAATTCCCTCAAGTCATTTGACCATAATCCAATTCATGAAGTCTTATTTCTCCTTGCAGCAATGAAAATGTTGAACCCAGTAGCTCTATTCCGCTCGACTTCATCTCGTTCTTCCTCATCGAGATTTCTAATCAGCTCTTCAGCAACTAAGGACGAAAGTGCTTACGAGAGCAATGGCAACGTATCGGAAGAATCCAGCTCATTTTCACACAGTCATCAATCGACATTGGATCGATTATATGCTTGGGAGAAAAAGCTCTACCAGGAAGTGAGGGTGTGTAGCTCAAATCCTCTCCTGACTTCTAATTTCTACTTTCATTGAATCCCGTGGATGTTTCTGTTCTTCCATCATGATACGCTGACGATTGTTTGGCTTCGACACGAGTTGATCTTTATAGTTTCCTTCTTATTAAACAGTCTGGAGAAAAGATTCGAATCGCGTACGAGAAGAAATGTAATCAACTCAGGAACCAAGATGTAAAAGGCGACGATCCATCTTCAGTGGAAAAAACAAGATCTGCCATGAGAGGTCTCCATACTCAGATAAAGGTTTCGATTCACTCAGTTGAAGCTGTGGCGAAAAGAATCGAAACTTTAAGAGATGAAGAGTTGCAGCCTCAACTTCTAGAATTGGTTCAAGGGTAAGTCTCCATTGTTGGACATCTCTATAGTTATATTGAGATAATCAACGACCATACTTCTTATGATTACACAGGTTAGCAAGGATGTGGAAAGTAATGGCAAAATGCCATCAATTACAGAAGCGAGCTTTAGATGAAGCAAAGCTTCTACTCGCCGGTATACCGTCGAAGTCAGACAGTAGAAAGCTCTCTTCAGCTCCGGTCATTGAGCCAACTTGGTTAGCGCGTGCATCAGCCAATCTCGAGATAGAGCTCAGGAACTGGCGAAGCTGTTTCGAGTCATGGATCACTTCTCAGCGATCCTATGTGCACGCAATAACTGGATGGCTCCTCCGGTGTGTAAATTCGGATTCCTCCGACACTACGAAGCCTCCATTTTCACCTCGTAGATCGAATGCATCTGCACTTCCAATATTTGGACTTTGCATCCAATGGAAGAGGTTCTTGGATGACGTTCAAGAGAAGGCAGTGCTAGACGGGCTCGACTTCTTTGCTGCTGGAATGGGGTCGCTCCATGCACAACAACAGCAAAGAGACGACCCTCACCGCGTTCGAGTTGGGTCGAAGAGATTCGAAGAATCAGGGGGGAACATGGAGATGGTAGAGTTTGGGAAGGTTGAAGAGGTGATGAGTGGAGAAAAAATGGCGGAAGTAGCCATAAGGGTGCTGTGTGCTGGGCTGTCATTTGCTATGAGCTCACTGACTGAATTTGCTATCAGTTCTGCGGATGGATATAGTGATCTTCTTAAGAAAATGCCAAAAGGAGACAGCAGCCAAATGGCACAATAGGCTCATCAAGTAGGATTGGAATGTAATTACAAATGCTTTATTTGTAGCTTAGTATTCTTTATTTGGCTTCATAGTTTAAATCTAACTTAGCTTCATGTAATTTTTGCTACTccctctcttattttttttagggtgCGAGTTAGTTTGATCTTTGTCAAAGTTGATATCAATAAAAATCGAGTTAGTTGTATAGATATGTTCAAATGAAGGTGATCAACTATTTTTTGgtgaaaaaaattatgcttTCGACAGTTGAAATTggtcaaaatttgaattttgtaacaTGTTAGTCACTCATTTTTCAAATCCGTTATTTAAACCATCAGGAAATTGTGTTTGATAGCATTGTCACATCACCTTCCAAAATGCTATCAAACTCAAGCTCTAAAGATCCAAAAATGCTATCAAATTCAAGCTCTAAAGATTCTAAAGATGCAATTCTAAAGATCCAAAAATGCTATCGAGTCCAAAAATGCTATCAAACTCAAAAGATCCAAAAATGCTATCGCTAAATAATGACTTAGTGATGAAGATcacaaatattatttcataagCTTTTATATTATAGCTCACTTGCATTTCCATTTGTAACTTCCATTTGTAACTTCTCTAATTAATACTGAACCAAAGGCTAAACCATAAAAATAGGTATGTCTTCATGATGTTAACGATGATTGAAATCTCTCAGTAACTAATTAAGAAGATCATTGATATATAAGGGACACTATCTCCATAAGTACTCTCTCAGTAACTAATTAAGAAGATCATTGATATATAAGGGACACTATCTCCATAAGTACGAGGTTTTTTGGCAAAACAAAgagagtttatactcaaaataaacaatatcatacaatagTAGAGGTATGTTGTTCATATCTCTACTTTCAAAGTCACGAGCTATGTCGATAAGCGCTATGTCGATAGAATTCTAAACGGACATGATAGAAAAGTAGGTAATTTACTTATGGTTTATGAGAGTTCCTAATATTACTTGAGTTTGGATATTAATCTATAAACAAGGGTAATATATCTTATCATAGCATAAAATCTGAACCCTaaaaccattttaaaacctcAACCTATTCTTGAAAAGGCACCACCATTCAAGTCAAATAATAGATGTGCTACAACCAACCACACCAAATTGGTATTCCTTTTGAAAAACAATGCCCAAAAGAACACCCCAACCATTTGACAAAGGTCAGTAACAAAATTTTACGTCCTTAACAAGAACAGCAATTGAACTTGCAAAATTCAACTAAATGCATAGCCATAATTTGCTGAATATAAAAGTTGAATGCTAAAGATTCTGAGTTTGATAAACAATAACGAGTAATTATACCAATTAATCAAAAAGTGAAAAGCCAAGGTCGTCGTCATCACTCTCCTCCTTCacctcttccttcttctcagCTGGGGCTTCTGCAGCAGCTGGTGCATCTCCTCCAGCAGGGGCGGCTGCAGCTCCTCCACCGCCAATGAAACCGCCACCACTACTGCCGCCAATGATCACCTGAAATG
The nucleotide sequence above comes from Cucurbita pepo subsp. pepo cultivar mu-cu-16 chromosome LG11, ASM280686v2, whole genome shotgun sequence. Encoded proteins:
- the LOC111805036 gene encoding nitrate regulatory gene2 protein-like, which translates into the protein MGCSMSKLEDEEAVKLCKDRKSFIKQAVEQRRLFACGHLAYIQSLKRVSAALREYVDGYEPREQLLDSFITPPYTSVKKTSPGFISITPNSFSTLPIESKPNRVVRVNYLRSGGNGAVSVEERPQSPETVRVQSYSPMNQYGFDGFFPMQSSPMNSSFFSYSPNNRPNIPPPSPEHSQWDFFWNPFSSLDNYGYPSNIGLNHMAIDDEIRGLRQVREEEGIPELEEDETEQEDNSNRVNVTEERTRGSQSCCREEVVVEDVDEDEEDEDDDEDEDEDEEETNNGSEMDLEPEGKIDVSRLQNAGPIASTSQESGVADPESKEETPGFTVYVNRKPTSMAEVIKELEAQFIAVCNSANEVSALLEARKAPYMATSNEPSAMKMLNPVALFRSTSSRSSSSRFLISSSATKDESAYESNGNVSEESSSFSHSHQSTLDRLYAWEKKLYQEVRSGEKIRIAYEKKCNQLRNQDVKGDDPSSVEKTRSAMRGLHTQIKVSIHSVEAVAKRIETLRDEELQPQLLELVQGLARMWKVMAKCHQLQKRALDEAKLLLAGIPSKSDSRKLSSAPVIEPTWLARASANLEIELRNWRSCFESWITSQRSYVHAITGWLLRCVNSDSSDTTKPPFSPRRSNASALPIFGLCIQWKRFLDDVQEKAVLDGLDFFAAGMGSLHAQQQQRDDPHRVRVGSKRFEESGGNMEMVEFGKVEEVMSGEKMAEVAIRVLCAGLSFAMSSLTEFAISSADGYSDLLKKMPKGDSSQMAQ